One window from the genome of Echinicola vietnamensis DSM 17526 encodes:
- a CDS encoding geranylgeranylglycerol-phosphate geranylgeranyltransferase codes for MNHSPSAEKAFSFTAFLRIIRTDNLLMMAFAQLMTAYFLVEETQTGTPALLDPKIYLLITSTILIAASGYLINDYYDVKIDYINKPDEVVIGKGMRRRVVMFLHTFFNLVGIGLACLVSLKVGAIHFIAAILLWMYSNSLKRLPFVGNLAVALLTALAIWIVGFYYQQSALVVLAYAIFAFFINLIREIIKDIEDREGDRKHGCKTLPVVLGFRATKNIIFIIATVFVTSIIVVAYKIDQPLLYLYFGLIGLLFLYFMYLIYQADRKSHFTRLSKLSKILMLTGVMSMAFL; via the coding sequence ATGAATCACTCGCCATCAGCTGAAAAAGCTTTTTCATTTACTGCTTTTTTAAGGATCATCAGAACAGATAACCTGCTGATGATGGCTTTTGCCCAGCTGATGACAGCGTATTTTCTGGTAGAAGAAACCCAAACGGGCACTCCTGCACTTTTGGATCCCAAAATTTACCTATTGATCACCTCCACCATCCTGATCGCGGCATCCGGTTACTTGATAAACGACTATTACGATGTCAAGATCGATTATATCAACAAACCTGACGAGGTCGTCATTGGTAAGGGAATGCGCCGCAGAGTGGTGATGTTTCTCCACACTTTCTTCAACCTGGTAGGCATTGGTTTGGCATGTTTGGTCAGCCTGAAAGTGGGAGCCATTCATTTTATTGCAGCCATCTTGCTTTGGATGTATTCCAATTCCCTCAAACGCCTCCCTTTTGTCGGCAACCTGGCCGTGGCTTTACTGACCGCATTGGCTATATGGATCGTGGGGTTTTACTATCAACAGTCCGCTTTAGTGGTGCTCGCTTATGCTATTTTCGCCTTTTTCATCAACCTCATCCGCGAAATCATCAAAGACATCGAAGATCGGGAAGGAGACAGAAAACATGGCTGCAAAACCTTACCGGTGGTGCTGGGCTTTCGGGCGACCAAGAACATCATCTTTATCATCGCCACGGTATTTGTAACGTCCATCATCGTGGTCGCCTATAAGATAGACCAACCCTTACTCTACTTATATTTTGGCTTGATCGGCTTGCTGTTCCTTTATTTTATGTACCTCATTTACCAGGCCGACCGAAAATCACACTTTACCAGGCTCAGCAAACTCTCTAAAATCCTCATGCTCACAGGGGTGATGAGCATGGCTTTTCTATAA
- the galE gene encoding UDP-glucose 4-epimerase GalE: protein MQQILITGGAGYIGSHTAVALVNAGYEPIIVDNFSNSNKEVLNGLEKILGAPVKYHEGDCNDRKFMQAVFEENDLQGVIHFAASKAVGESTKIPLTYYSNNINSLIILLETMKQFGVKDIVFSSSCTVYGQPDKLPVKETTPRKDAESPYGNTKKICEDILTDHVKSGAPARVVALRYFNPIGAHPSSLIGELPLGVPANLIPFVTQTGAGIREKITVFGDDYNTPDGTCIRDYIHVMDLADAHVKSIQYLADQPENFIDLFNVGTGNGNTVMEVIKAFEKVSEKPLNYEIGPRRSGDIEKVWANTDKVSKVLGWTPQFGLEEALRDAWNWQLSLKK from the coding sequence ATGCAACAGATTTTAATCACAGGCGGAGCAGGCTACATCGGATCCCACACGGCTGTAGCGCTCGTCAATGCGGGCTATGAGCCCATCATCGTGGACAATTTTTCCAATTCCAACAAAGAAGTACTCAACGGCCTGGAAAAGATCCTGGGAGCTCCCGTAAAATACCACGAAGGCGACTGCAATGACCGGAAATTTATGCAGGCTGTTTTCGAAGAAAACGACCTACAAGGCGTCATTCACTTTGCCGCTTCCAAAGCAGTGGGAGAAAGCACCAAAATCCCACTTACCTACTACAGCAACAACATCAATTCGCTTATTATCCTGCTGGAAACCATGAAACAATTTGGTGTTAAGGACATTGTATTCTCTTCCTCCTGTACCGTGTACGGCCAGCCTGACAAACTTCCCGTCAAGGAAACTACTCCGAGAAAAGATGCCGAAAGTCCTTATGGAAACACCAAAAAAATATGTGAAGACATCCTGACCGATCATGTCAAAAGTGGTGCTCCCGCAAGAGTCGTGGCCTTGCGCTATTTTAACCCCATCGGCGCCCATCCATCCTCCCTTATTGGAGAGCTGCCATTGGGAGTACCGGCCAATTTGATCCCCTTCGTAACCCAAACCGGCGCGGGTATCAGAGAAAAGATCACCGTTTTCGGGGACGATTACAATACGCCCGACGGCACCTGCATCAGGGACTATATCCATGTGATGGACTTGGCTGATGCACACGTAAAATCCATTCAGTACCTCGCGGACCAGCCGGAAAATTTCATCGACCTCTTCAACGTGGGCACCGGAAATGGGAATACCGTCATGGAGGTGATCAAGGCCTTCGAAAAGGTCAGTGAAAAACCGCTGAATTATGAAATCGGTCCAAGAAGATCAGGCGATATTGAAAAAGTATGGGCCAATACCGATAAAGTCTCCAAGGTCTTGGGATGGACACCGCAATTTGGACTCGAAGAAGCCCTTCGCGATGCTTGGAATTGGCAATTAAGTTTGAAAAAATAA
- a CDS encoding acyl-CoA dehydrogenase family protein: MNFQLTENQSMIAQMIRDFGAKEITPFRKEWDDHQTFPLPLFKKLGELGLMGVLIPSEYGGSGFGYLEYVTAILELAKLDPGIGLSMAAHNSLCSGHIMLFGSEEQKQKYLPKLASCEFLGAWGLTEPNTGSDAANMKTTATAEGDYFVLNGAKNFITHGVSGDVAVVIARTGEVGDKHGMTAFVVEKGTEGFRGGRKEDKLGMRTSETAELIFEDCRVHKSQILGEVGEGFIQSMKVLDGGRISIAALSLGIAEGAFEAALSYSKERQQFQKPISAYQGISFKLADMATKLEAAKLLTFKAADLKNRGEYVTLASAQAKYYASEIAVELANEAVQVYGGYGFTKDYPVEKYYRDVKLCTIGEGTSEIQKIVISRELLK, from the coding sequence ATGAATTTTCAATTGACAGAAAACCAGTCCATGATTGCACAAATGATCAGGGATTTTGGAGCCAAGGAAATCACTCCATTTCGGAAGGAATGGGATGATCACCAAACTTTTCCACTGCCACTTTTTAAAAAGTTAGGAGAACTGGGCTTGATGGGAGTCCTTATTCCAAGTGAGTATGGGGGGAGTGGGTTTGGTTATTTGGAATATGTAACCGCGATCTTGGAGCTGGCCAAGCTGGACCCTGGGATAGGACTGTCCATGGCCGCGCACAACTCCCTTTGTTCTGGGCATATCATGCTCTTCGGGTCGGAAGAGCAAAAGCAAAAATACCTGCCAAAGCTGGCTTCTTGCGAATTTTTGGGAGCTTGGGGCCTCACTGAGCCCAATACCGGATCTGATGCCGCTAATATGAAGACGACAGCGACGGCAGAGGGTGATTATTTTGTGCTGAACGGGGCAAAGAACTTTATCACCCATGGTGTTTCCGGGGATGTGGCGGTGGTCATCGCCAGGACTGGCGAGGTAGGAGATAAGCATGGCATGACCGCTTTTGTGGTCGAAAAAGGTACTGAAGGATTCCGTGGAGGGCGAAAGGAAGATAAGCTGGGCATGAGGACTTCCGAGACGGCAGAATTGATTTTTGAGGACTGCCGGGTGCATAAGTCTCAGATATTGGGTGAAGTAGGGGAAGGATTTATCCAATCCATGAAGGTATTGGATGGGGGGAGAATTTCTATTGCGGCACTTTCGCTGGGGATTGCGGAAGGAGCATTTGAGGCAGCCCTTAGTTACTCGAAGGAGCGTCAGCAGTTCCAGAAGCCCATCAGCGCTTACCAGGGGATTTCTTTTAAGCTGGCAGACATGGCCACCAAACTCGAGGCGGCCAAGTTGCTGACGTTTAAAGCGGCAGATTTAAAAAACCGAGGAGAGTACGTAACCTTGGCCAGTGCCCAAGCAAAATATTATGCTTCTGAAATAGCTGTGGAATTGGCCAACGAGGCCGTTCAGGTATATGGAGGCTACGGTTTTACGAAGGATTATCCCGTGGAAAAATATTACCGGGACGTCAAGCTCTGCACCATCGGAGAGGGAACTTCCGAAATACAAAAAATAGTGATTTCAAGAGAGCTACTGAAGTAG
- a CDS encoding FAD:protein FMN transferase, whose protein sequence is MQKNARKNIIYSIILLLVVFLVYLYRQNQQSPQLPTPEKDGKKTITGKTMGTSYRIVYLDEQGRDFKPAVDSLLEVFNQSLSTYIPDSELSRFNDGDTLAFESVYLPTVLKTSKDIFRRTDGAFDPTVGPLVNAWGFGPEGAQLKDSVNIFQLLRLIGFEHIQFDTEKVWKTQPDTYLDFSAIAKGYGVDVVAGYLQDEGIDDMLVEIGGELVARGTNENGELWKVGVNQPSEDVTANDIFSIIGLDNKGMATSGNYRNFYYKDSVRYSHTIDPKTGQPVNHRLLSATVVAEDCMTADAFATAMMVMGTEKAIALQKGQEDIDVFLIYSDSLGMQTYISEKLKPFVSYIKGEKE, encoded by the coding sequence ATGCAAAAGAACGCTCGTAAGAACATCATCTACTCCATCATTCTACTTTTGGTGGTATTTCTGGTTTACCTTTACAGACAAAATCAACAAAGCCCTCAACTTCCGACGCCCGAAAAGGATGGGAAAAAGACGATCACCGGTAAGACCATGGGGACAAGTTACCGCATCGTTTACCTGGATGAGCAGGGGAGGGATTTTAAGCCTGCAGTAGATTCCTTATTAGAGGTGTTTAATCAGTCCTTATCCACTTATATCCCCGATTCAGAATTGAGCCGGTTTAATGACGGAGATACATTGGCTTTTGAGTCGGTATACCTTCCTACGGTGCTGAAAACCAGCAAAGATATCTTTCGACGTACAGATGGAGCATTTGATCCTACGGTGGGCCCACTGGTAAACGCTTGGGGTTTTGGGCCAGAAGGAGCACAATTAAAGGACAGTGTCAATATTTTCCAGCTATTGCGCTTGATAGGTTTTGAGCATATTCAGTTTGATACGGAGAAAGTTTGGAAAACCCAGCCCGACACGTATCTGGATTTCAGTGCCATTGCCAAAGGTTACGGGGTCGATGTGGTCGCTGGATATTTGCAAGATGAAGGAATTGACGATATGCTGGTGGAAATCGGTGGAGAGCTGGTGGCACGCGGAACCAATGAAAATGGGGAGCTTTGGAAGGTGGGCGTAAACCAGCCCAGTGAGGATGTCACGGCCAATGATATTTTCAGCATCATCGGATTGGACAATAAGGGAATGGCCACGTCAGGGAACTATCGCAATTTTTATTACAAAGACAGCGTACGTTATTCCCATACCATCGACCCCAAGACTGGCCAGCCCGTAAACCACCGGCTGCTCAGTGCCACGGTGGTGGCAGAAGACTGCATGACCGCAGATGCCTTTGCCACGGCCATGATGGTAATGGGGACGGAAAAGGCGATCGCACTTCAAAAAGGCCAAGAGGACATCGATGTCTTTTTAATTTATAGCGATAGTTTGGGGATGCAGACGTATATCAGTGAAAAACTCAAGCCTTTTGTTTCGTATATCAAGGGAGAAAAAGAATAG
- a CDS encoding ZIP family metal transporter, whose protein sequence is MVVKILVLFLSALLSGLLAMAMPSWKEKNFKMILVFAGSYLFSITVLHILPELFANPASAYYMGLYVLIGFLLQQVLEFLSSGIEHGHIHHHDHGKNTVWMVMIGLSLHAFLEGTLLSQQPSLSGHHHGTETLLFGIVMHKAPAAFALVAVLSASLKRNTVLALLVVFALASPMGMLVSDIAFSQQILAAEAMDVLFGLVAGGFLHISTTIFFESSPHHKFHLTRLLVSLLAAFLAIASEYLI, encoded by the coding sequence ATGGTCGTTAAAATCCTAGTACTTTTTTTATCGGCATTGTTGTCGGGCCTGTTGGCTATGGCGATGCCCAGCTGGAAGGAGAAAAACTTTAAGATGATTTTGGTTTTTGCGGGCTCTTATCTCTTTTCCATTACGGTATTGCATATTCTTCCGGAGCTTTTTGCCAATCCAGCCTCAGCCTATTATATGGGGCTTTATGTGTTAATTGGTTTTTTGTTACAGCAGGTGTTGGAATTCCTGTCCTCTGGGATCGAGCATGGACACATCCATCATCATGACCATGGGAAAAACACCGTGTGGATGGTCATGATAGGCCTCTCATTGCATGCTTTTTTGGAAGGGACCTTGCTCAGCCAGCAGCCCTCGCTCAGTGGCCATCATCACGGAACAGAGACGTTGCTTTTTGGAATTGTGATGCACAAAGCCCCGGCAGCATTTGCTTTGGTGGCCGTGTTGTCTGCGAGTTTGAAGCGAAATACGGTCTTGGCGTTGTTGGTGGTTTTTGCCTTGGCTTCCCCGATGGGGATGCTGGTGTCCGATATTGCTTTTTCGCAGCAGATCTTGGCTGCAGAGGCGATGGATGTGCTTTTTGGATTGGTTGCAGGAGGATTTTTGCATATTTCCACCACCATATTTTTTGAAAGTAGTCCGCACCATAAGTTTCACCTTACCCGCCTTTTGGTGAGTTTATTGGCTGCTTTCTTGGCGATTGCCTCGGAATACTTGATTTGA
- a CDS encoding RNA polymerase sigma factor translates to MTTLEFSYSINEHSKSLKPFALRLTKDVDDANDLLQETMLKAYTNRDKFSDGTNLRAWLYTIMKNTFFTRYQRMVRRATFVDSTDNLHYINSGDVSIENRAHSKFAMDDINYCINHLNADYRTPFMMYFKGFKYQEIADDLNLPIGTVKNRIHLARKILKDNLKIYKTN, encoded by the coding sequence ATGACAACTTTAGAATTCAGTTATTCGATAAATGAGCATTCTAAGTCATTAAAACCATTTGCGCTTCGACTGACCAAAGACGTAGATGATGCCAATGATTTGCTGCAAGAGACGATGCTAAAAGCTTATACGAACCGGGACAAGTTTTCGGATGGCACCAACTTACGGGCATGGTTATATACGATTATGAAGAACACCTTTTTTACGCGTTACCAGCGTATGGTGAGGAGAGCGACTTTTGTAGATAGTACCGATAATCTTCACTATATTAACTCAGGAGATGTTTCGATAGAAAATCGCGCGCACAGCAAATTCGCGATGGATGATATTAATTATTGTATCAATCATCTGAATGCAGATTACAGGACACCCTTTATGATGTATTTTAAAGGGTTTAAGTATCAGGAGATTGCCGATGACCTTAATTTGCCCATCGGAACTGTAAAGAACCGGATCCACCTGGCCCGAAAGATCTTAAAGGATAATTTAAAAATCTACAAGACCAATTAA
- a CDS encoding phytoene desaturase family protein, producing MGNDEAIVIGAGFAGIAAATTLAAQGFQVTVLEKNDSAGGRARKFSAEGFTFDMGPSWYWMPDIFEQYFARFGKHPRDYYDLVRLDPSYKVIFGEQDNWLMPADFEALQALFESVEPGAGLRLQQFLDQAARKYKVGIQDWVYKPCQSVWEFAQPGIFNDLIRLDLFQTMQKHVRSYFKHEKLVQIMEFPVLFLGQTAAKIPALYSMMNYADLVLGTWYPMGGMHEIIRAMVSLAEEKGVHFEYQATVSHINTLNGKATSVALEDGRKFSADVVIAGADYHHVETKLLPPGAANYSDRYWDKRTLAPSSLIFYLGVEERVDHLQHHNLFFDEPLGPHAKAIYDQPEWPEKPLFYVCCPSKTDPSVAPKGKENLFILVPLAPDLEDTEEKREAIYDLVMKRLEKHTGQAVREKVCFKRSYAHRDFIEDYNAFKGNAYGLANTLGQTAMLKPKIRNKKISNLFYTGQLTVPGPGVPPSLISGQVVADEIVKAYLSTSLQH from the coding sequence ATGGGGAATGATGAGGCGATTGTAATTGGGGCTGGGTTTGCGGGAATAGCAGCAGCCACCACCTTGGCAGCCCAAGGGTTTCAGGTCACTGTTTTAGAAAAGAACGACAGTGCAGGGGGAAGAGCACGTAAATTTTCTGCCGAGGGCTTTACGTTTGATATGGGGCCAAGCTGGTATTGGATGCCGGATATTTTTGAGCAATATTTTGCGCGCTTTGGCAAGCATCCTCGGGATTACTACGACTTGGTGCGTTTGGACCCTTCTTACAAAGTTATTTTTGGGGAACAGGACAACTGGCTGATGCCTGCTGATTTCGAAGCACTTCAGGCTTTGTTTGAGTCCGTGGAGCCGGGAGCAGGACTGCGTTTACAGCAATTTTTGGATCAAGCCGCCAGAAAATATAAGGTGGGGATTCAGGATTGGGTATACAAACCTTGCCAGAGCGTTTGGGAGTTTGCCCAACCCGGAATTTTTAATGACTTGATCCGACTGGATTTGTTTCAGACCATGCAAAAGCACGTCCGCAGTTATTTCAAACATGAAAAACTGGTGCAAATCATGGAGTTTCCTGTGCTGTTTTTAGGGCAAACTGCCGCAAAAATACCCGCCCTTTACAGCATGATGAATTATGCCGATCTGGTCTTGGGGACGTGGTATCCCATGGGAGGCATGCATGAAATCATCAGGGCAATGGTCAGCCTTGCAGAGGAAAAGGGAGTTCATTTTGAATACCAAGCAACCGTTTCCCATATCAATACCTTAAATGGAAAAGCGACCTCAGTGGCGCTGGAAGACGGTCGGAAATTCTCGGCTGATGTGGTGATCGCAGGGGCCGATTATCATCATGTGGAGACCAAGCTGCTGCCACCTGGTGCTGCCAATTATTCTGATCGCTACTGGGACAAGCGTACTTTAGCTCCTTCCAGCCTGATATTTTATTTGGGAGTGGAGGAGCGCGTCGACCATTTACAACACCATAATCTCTTTTTTGATGAACCGTTGGGGCCACATGCCAAGGCCATTTATGACCAGCCAGAGTGGCCCGAGAAACCCTTGTTCTATGTGTGCTGCCCTTCCAAAACCGATCCTTCTGTGGCTCCAAAGGGAAAGGAAAACCTCTTTATTTTGGTGCCGCTGGCGCCTGATTTGGAGGACACAGAAGAAAAGCGCGAGGCGATATATGATTTGGTCATGAAGCGGCTTGAAAAGCATACTGGGCAGGCTGTTCGTGAAAAAGTTTGCTTCAAGCGGTCCTACGCCCATCGGGATTTTATAGAGGATTACAATGCCTTTAAAGGCAATGCGTATGGTTTGGCGAATACCCTTGGACAAACGGCCATGCTTAAACCCAAAATCAGAAATAAAAAGATCAGTAATCTTTTCTATACAGGACAGCTTACCGTTCCCGGTCCAGGCGTCCCCCCATCCCTGATTTCAGGGCAGGTGGTGGCCGATGAAATTGTAAAAGCGTATCTATCCACTTCACTTCAACACTAA
- a CDS encoding phytoene/squalene synthase family protein, protein MNALEIYHQTTMECSKLITQRYSTSFSLGIRTMDVKFHQPIYGIYGFVRFADEIVDTFHHQDKELLLCKFREDTYEAIKLEFSLNPVLHAFQMVVHKYGITLDMIDAFLDSMAMDLDFSTYNDSKYKAYIYGSAEVVGLMCLKVFCEGNDAIYEKLKAPACKLGSAFQKVNFLRDIKSDYEERGRVYFPGVDYLKFDQQAKRAIERDIQQDFDEAYKGIKQLPAGAKMGVKIAYLYYLSLFSKIKRLPPQTITAKRVRIPNIKKLSLLMGMYFGAKLGIE, encoded by the coding sequence ATGAATGCATTAGAAATCTATCATCAGACCACCATGGAATGCAGTAAGCTGATCACACAGCGCTACAGCACTTCTTTTAGTTTGGGCATTAGGACCATGGACGTGAAGTTTCACCAACCGATCTATGGGATATATGGTTTTGTGCGTTTTGCGGATGAGATCGTGGATACCTTCCATCATCAGGACAAGGAGCTTCTTCTTTGCAAATTTCGGGAAGATACGTATGAGGCCATCAAGCTGGAATTTTCCTTAAATCCCGTGCTGCATGCCTTTCAGATGGTCGTGCACAAGTACGGCATCACCTTGGATATGATCGATGCGTTTTTGGACAGCATGGCCATGGATCTGGATTTTAGCACATATAATGACAGCAAGTACAAAGCCTATATTTATGGATCAGCGGAAGTAGTGGGGCTGATGTGCTTGAAAGTGTTCTGTGAGGGAAACGATGCCATCTATGAAAAACTCAAAGCGCCCGCTTGCAAATTGGGCTCGGCATTCCAGAAAGTAAATTTCCTTCGGGATATCAAAAGCGACTACGAAGAACGGGGGAGGGTATATTTTCCCGGTGTGGATTATTTGAAGTTTGATCAGCAAGCCAAAAGGGCCATAGAACGTGATATTCAGCAGGATTTTGATGAGGCTTACAAGGGCATCAAACAGTTGCCGGCCGGAGCCAAAATGGGGGTGAAGATTGCGTACCTGTACTACTTGAGCCTCTTTTCGAAAATCAAGCGATTGCCTCCCCAGACCATCACGGCCAAACGCGTACGGATTCCCAATATCAAAAAGCTTTCGCTGCTGATGGGGATGTATTTTGGTGCCAAATTGGGAATTGAATAA
- a CDS encoding lycopene cyclase domain-containing protein, translated as MEHYLYLALNIGTILFPLLWSFEPKVTYYKKWGNLFPAMIITAVFFLVWDHWFTDMGVWGFNDRYLSGITLGNLPLGEYLFFVTVPFSCIFIYEVLLYYKPEGLQFKQVKPITFGLIVLLLVLAGLHTDKWYTAVNFSVVAMLLAIHYFMFRTALLGRFYVFYLIHLIPFLIVNGALTGAFTPEPVVFYDDTENLGIRVFTIPIEDFVYSMGLMLMNVSLYEFFRRRKTIALANGS; from the coding sequence ATGGAGCATTATCTGTACCTGGCCTTAAATATCGGTACCATTCTTTTTCCGTTGTTATGGTCATTTGAGCCAAAAGTCACTTATTATAAAAAATGGGGCAATCTCTTTCCAGCGATGATCATTACGGCGGTCTTTTTTTTGGTTTGGGACCATTGGTTTACCGATATGGGAGTGTGGGGCTTTAACGACCGGTACCTGTCAGGAATTACCTTGGGCAATTTGCCTTTGGGGGAATATTTGTTTTTCGTAACCGTACCCTTTTCCTGTATTTTCATTTATGAAGTTTTGCTGTATTATAAACCTGAGGGGTTGCAGTTCAAGCAGGTCAAGCCCATTACTTTTGGATTGATCGTGCTGCTGTTGGTATTGGCAGGTCTCCATACGGACAAGTGGTATACCGCTGTGAACTTTTCCGTGGTGGCCATGCTTTTGGCGATTCACTATTTCATGTTTCGGACTGCATTATTGGGACGGTTTTATGTGTTCTATTTGATTCACCTTATTCCTTTCCTGATCGTAAACGGCGCATTGACAGGAGCTTTTACTCCAGAGCCGGTGGTGTTTTATGATGATACCGAAAATTTGGGCATTCGCGTTTTCACTATCCCCATCGAAGATTTTGTTTATTCCATGGGTTTGATGTTGATGAACGTTTCCTTATATGAATTTTTTCGCCGGCGCAAAACAATAGCCCTTGCAAATGGTTCATAA
- a CDS encoding 4-hydroxy-3-methylbut-2-enyl diphosphate reductase has translation MKQLTVHIDQNSGFCFGVVYAIEMAEDILDQEGHLYCLGDIVHNDEEVKRLVRKGLKIIDHDGLKSLQGEKILIRAHGEPPSTYELAIKNDLTLIDASCPVVLKLQHRIKNAYDKNEPIYIYGKHGHAEVAGLLGQTSNEAVVFQEVEELDFDAMPSKITLFSQTTKSTDKFYAINKLLREKGIEVQSNDTICRQVSNRDKELRKFTSLYDAIVFVSGSKSSNGKALFEVCKQQNPQTIFVSRPDQLDPSWFQHGNTVGICGATSTPMWLMEEVKERLLTF, from the coding sequence ATGAAGCAGCTGACCGTTCATATCGACCAAAATTCAGGTTTTTGCTTTGGGGTAGTATATGCCATTGAAATGGCTGAAGATATCTTGGATCAGGAGGGACATCTCTACTGCCTTGGGGACATTGTCCATAACGACGAGGAGGTAAAACGATTGGTCCGTAAGGGCCTTAAAATCATTGATCATGATGGTCTTAAATCCCTCCAAGGAGAAAAGATATTGATCAGGGCACACGGAGAGCCGCCATCCACCTATGAATTGGCCATAAAAAATGACCTTACCCTGATCGACGCTAGCTGCCCGGTGGTACTGAAGCTCCAACATCGGATCAAAAATGCCTACGATAAAAACGAGCCCATCTACATTTACGGAAAGCATGGCCATGCCGAAGTAGCAGGACTTTTGGGGCAAACCAGCAATGAGGCAGTGGTTTTTCAGGAGGTAGAAGAGTTGGATTTTGATGCCATGCCTTCCAAGATTACGCTGTTCAGCCAAACGACCAAAAGTACCGATAAGTTCTATGCCATCAACAAACTGCTCCGTGAAAAAGGAATAGAAGTCCAATCCAATGATACCATCTGCCGCCAAGTTTCTAACCGGGACAAGGAGCTCAGGAAATTTACTTCCTTATACGATGCCATAGTGTTTGTGAGCGGTAGCAAATCCAGTAACGGGAAGGCCCTGTTTGAAGTGTGCAAGCAGCAGAACCCGCAGACCATTTTTGTATCCCGCCCAGATCAACTTGATCCGAGCTGGTTTCAGCATGGAAATACAGTAGGAATCTGCGGAGCCACATCCACTCCCATGTGGTTGATGGAGGAAGTAAAGGAAAGATTACTGACCTTTTGA
- a CDS encoding fatty acid desaturase, whose product MARPKAPYRPIDPTGPLIALLIIGLWGVSLVFLLQWEMELSNPLVYLAILIQMHLYTGLFITAHDAMHGSVSKNADLNRAIGWTAAILFSYNFYHRLLPKHYLHHRFVATDEDPDYHASDDFWRWYWRFMTTYLNPLQLVLMGLTYWILQLFLPMENLILFWILPAILSTFQLFYFGTYLPHRGEHHNKHKSSTQSKNHFWAFLSCYFFGYHFEHHDAPGTPWWQLWRMK is encoded by the coding sequence ATGGCTCGTCCCAAAGCACCATATCGTCCGATAGATCCCACGGGACCCCTTATCGCCTTGCTGATAATTGGCCTTTGGGGAGTGTCATTGGTGTTTTTACTTCAATGGGAAATGGAATTATCCAATCCGCTGGTTTATTTGGCCATATTGATACAAATGCATTTGTATACTGGGCTGTTTATTACCGCCCATGATGCCATGCACGGAAGCGTGTCGAAAAATGCAGACTTGAACAGGGCGATTGGTTGGACGGCGGCGATTTTGTTTTCTTATAATTTTTACCATCGACTATTGCCCAAGCACTACCTTCACCACCGATTTGTAGCTACTGATGAGGATCCAGACTATCATGCATCCGATGATTTTTGGAGATGGTATTGGCGTTTTATGACCACTTACTTGAATCCTTTGCAGCTGGTGTTAATGGGCCTTACGTATTGGATCTTGCAGCTTTTCTTACCCATGGAGAATTTGATTTTATTTTGGATTCTTCCTGCTATCCTGTCCACCTTCCAGTTGTTTTATTTTGGAACGTATCTGCCTCACCGGGGAGAGCATCATAATAAGCATAAATCGTCCACACAGTCCAAAAACCATTTCTGGGCATTTTTGAGCTGTTACTTTTTTGGGTATCATTTTGAGCACCATGATGCTCCGGGTACTCCTTGGTGGCAACTGTGGCGAATGAAATAA